The genomic stretch TTGCGGTATTCCCTGCGCTTCACCTTAGCTATGGATTCGGTTCATTCTGGGCTCTTCTGACCGTCTGGTTCTTGAGCCGGCCAACTGGCTGCGTAGAACCCATAGCTCCCAGCCGGCGAGTCGGAACCTGGGCTCAGAAGCTCCTAACTGGTTGGAGGTATGTTGGATAGCGGTGCGATACTTCTGACCCTCGGCTCTGCATTCGCCGGTTCGCTTGGAGTCAATTTGCTTCTGGCCAGACTAGCACAAAGGCGCGGCTGGTGCGACTGGCCGGACAACCGACTGAAAATCCACGGCCGGCCGGTGCCCTTTGTCGGCGGCGTCGGAGTGCTGGCCGGGCTTGTGCTGGCTGCGGCCGCGCAGCCGGTCGGGTGCAGATTGCCTATTCGCGCAGCCTGGATTGCAGTTGGACTCATTTCACTGGCAGCTGGGCTCTGGGATGACTTCCGGTGGAAGAGCAGGACGGTTCCTCTGACAAAGCTTGTGGTTCAGGTTGCTGTTGCACTGGTCGCCGGTTTTCTTGTAACGTTCACCGCGGCGTTGCGGCACCCCCTGCTTACCCTTGCAGTGGCTGTTGTATTCGTACTCGGAGCAATGAACGCCCTGAATCTAGAGGACGGCATGGACGGTCTAGCCGCTGGCGAGGCGATAATTTCCAGCCTGGGGATTGTTCTGGTCGCTGCTCGAGATAACGACAGGTCTCCATTCCTGGCCATCGGCCTAGTCGGAGCGCTGGTTGGGTTCCTGGTACTGAATTGGTATCCTGCCAGGATCTTTCTCGGTGACAGCGGCAGCCATCTTGTCGGCGCAATGCTCGCAGTGCTTGTGCTTGGCGCGTGCCGTGGCCGAGGCCTGATCGCTTTACCCGGTGCAGTGCTTCTCATCGGGCTTCCAGTACTTGACACCGCGTGGGTCATTATCAGACGCCTGACACGTGGCCGGCAGGTCATGGCTGGAGCCAGGGACCACCTTTATGACGTCGTCCACCAGGCCGGGGTCCCGGTACGGACGACCGTGCTAGTTTGCTGGCTTGTTCAAGTTCTGCTGGTTACCAGTGGGGTCCTGTTTCTGAAAGGGGTAACAGTGAGTTTTCCTTTATCCGGAGTTGACATCGGTCGCCAGGAACGGGCTGCAGTCCTGAAAGTCCTGCGTTCGGGTCGGCTGGCACTAGGCCCAGTTGCGGCCGAATTCGAAATGGCGCTAGCAAGATATGTCGGCGTAAGACACGGGGTGGCTGTTAGCTCTGGGACCGCAGGACTGCACCTCCTAGTGCGCGCCATGGGTCTTGGTCCGGGCGATGAGGTCATAACCACGCCATTCAGCTTCGTAGCCTCGGCCAATTGCCTTGTGTACGAAGGTGTGCGCCCGGTCTTTGTGGACGTTGATGCTGAAACCCTCAACATTGACCCGAACCAAGTGGAGACGCACGTCACGCGGCGGACAAAGGCCATCCTTGCTGTGGATGTGTTCGGAAGGCCGGCTGACTGGCCGGCGCTCCGTGCAATTGCGCACCGGCACGGACTAAGGCTGATTGAAGATTCCTGCGAGGCGTTGGGGGCAGGTATCGGTTCAGCAGGCCAGATTCGGCGCTGCGGTAGTTTCGGGGACGCAGCTGCATTTGCGTTCTATCCGAATAAGCAGATTACGACCGGCGAAGGTGGAATGATCGTCACAAACAACACGAGGATTGCTGAGCTCTGCCGAAGCATGGCGAACCAGGGACGCGCTGGTGGCGTAGTGTTGTACAGCGGGTCTAGGCGTCGAGGACCCAAGGGACCAGGCTCAGAGCTCCGCAACTTGACCTCCAGGACACCTGGCCACTGTTCTTCCTGGTCATCAGTTGCAGGGTGTTGGCTGGAACATGTACGCCTCGGTTACAACTATCGGATGAACGAGCTTGCCGCCGCGCTCGGGTTGGCACAATTCCGGCGCCTGGACACGATTCTCGCGAGACGCCAGCGGGTGGCGCGCTGGTACAGCAGGATGCTGGCCGACCTAGATCAGGTTAAACTGCCGCGTGAGACCCCGGGCATGGTGACAAGCTGGTTCGTTTATGTTGT from candidate division WOR-3 bacterium encodes the following:
- a CDS encoding aminotransferase class I/II-fold pyridoxal phosphate-dependent enzyme, producing the protein MDSGAILLTLGSAFAGSLGVNLLLARLAQRRGWCDWPDNRLKIHGRPVPFVGGVGVLAGLVLAAAAQPVGCRLPIRAAWIAVGLISLAAGLWDDFRWKSRTVPLTKLVVQVAVALVAGFLVTFTAALRHPLLTLAVAVVFVLGAMNALNLEDGMDGLAAGEAIISSLGIVLVAARDNDRSPFLAIGLVGALVGFLVLNWYPARIFLGDSGSHLVGAMLAVLVLGACRGRGLIALPGAVLLIGLPVLDTAWVIIRRLTRGRQVMAGARDHLYDVVHQAGVPVRTTVLVCWLVQVLLVTSGVLFLKGVTVSFPLSGVDIGRQERAAVLKVLRSGRLALGPVAAEFEMALARYVGVRHGVAVSSGTAGLHLLVRAMGLGPGDEVITTPFSFVASANCLVYEGVRPVFVDVDAETLNIDPNQVETHVTRRTKAILAVDVFGRPADWPALRAIAHRHGLRLIEDSCEALGAGIGSAGQIRRCGSFGDAAAFAFYPNKQITTGEGGMIVTNNTRIAELCRSMANQGRAGGVVLYSGSRRRGPKGPGSELRNLTSRTPGHCSSWSSVAGCWLEHVRLGYNYRMNELAAALGLAQFRRLDTILARRQRVARWYSRMLADLDQVKLPRETPGMVTSWFVYVVRLSNRYTRRDRDHLLLSLRRAGVECGDYFRPIHLQPFYQAKFGYRRGDFPVAEAAGDRTVALPFWGRMTKEDVQAVTGILKRALGVASRAQTSTRIGSWAFRERRPS